One window of Microbacterium sp. Root61 genomic DNA carries:
- a CDS encoding M20/M25/M40 family metallo-hydrolase — MPASEHPEVIRVARDLIRFDTTNYGGGRANGEREAAEYVGEFLSTLGLEPQFYEPIPRRTNVCARVPGRDRSKPALVVHGHLDVVPAVAEDWSVDPFAGEIRDGMLWGRGAVDMKNMNAMIMTSVADMLRAGETPERDLVLAFFADEENGGVEGSALVVQDHPEWFEGATEAISEVGGYSITVGDRSAYLLQVGEKALMWIRLVVRGRAGHGSRYHPENAITRLAEAVAALGRTEWPIRLTATTQQTLSLLAEISGADPSDPDAIADSTGAASAFIRSTLRTTSNPTGLTAGYKHNVIPDRAEALIDVRVLPGTEDAVLADIQRIVGDDIAIEMVVRDIGMEVPFEGDLVDAMVAALGRHDPGVPVIPYLLGAGTDNKALARLGIAGFGFAPLKLPADLDFTGMFHGVDERVPLDALVFGQRILTDLLRTY; from the coding sequence ATGCCCGCGTCCGAACATCCCGAGGTCATCCGCGTCGCTCGAGACCTCATCCGTTTCGACACGACGAACTACGGCGGAGGACGAGCCAACGGGGAACGCGAGGCCGCGGAGTATGTCGGGGAGTTCCTCTCCACGCTCGGCCTGGAGCCGCAGTTCTACGAGCCGATCCCGCGGCGCACCAACGTCTGCGCCCGTGTGCCGGGTCGCGACCGCAGCAAGCCCGCACTCGTCGTGCACGGCCACCTCGACGTGGTGCCCGCCGTCGCCGAGGACTGGAGCGTCGATCCGTTCGCCGGAGAGATCCGGGACGGGATGCTGTGGGGTCGCGGTGCCGTCGACATGAAGAACATGAACGCGATGATCATGACCTCGGTCGCCGACATGCTGCGGGCCGGCGAGACGCCCGAACGCGACCTCGTCCTGGCGTTCTTCGCGGACGAGGAGAACGGCGGCGTCGAGGGCTCGGCACTGGTCGTACAGGATCATCCGGAATGGTTCGAGGGCGCGACCGAGGCGATCAGCGAGGTCGGCGGGTATTCGATCACGGTGGGGGACCGCAGCGCCTACCTGCTGCAGGTGGGCGAAAAGGCGCTGATGTGGATCCGCCTGGTGGTCCGCGGTCGCGCGGGGCACGGCAGCCGCTACCACCCCGAGAACGCGATCACGCGCCTCGCTGAGGCCGTTGCGGCCCTCGGGCGCACCGAATGGCCGATCCGCCTGACCGCGACCACACAGCAGACGCTGAGCCTGCTGGCCGAGATCTCCGGGGCGGATCCGTCCGACCCCGACGCCATCGCGGACAGCACCGGCGCCGCATCCGCCTTCATCCGCTCCACCCTGCGCACCACGTCCAACCCGACGGGGCTGACCGCCGGCTACAAGCACAACGTGATCCCCGATCGGGCCGAGGCGCTCATCGACGTGCGGGTGCTGCCCGGCACGGAGGACGCCGTGCTGGCGGACATCCAGCGCATCGTCGGCGATGACATCGCGATCGAGATGGTCGTGCGCGACATCGGCATGGAGGTCCCGTTCGAAGGGGATCTCGTCGACGCCATGGTCGCCGCGCTCGGTCGCCACGATCCGGGTGTGCCGGTGATCCCGTACCTGCTCGGCGCGGGCACCGACAACAAAGCCCTGGCCCGACTCGGCATCGCCGGCTTCGGCTTCGCTCCGCTGAAGCTGCCGGCGGACCTCGACTTCACCGGAATGTTCCACGGCGTCGACGAACGCGTACCGTTGGACGCTCTCGTGTTCGGGCAGCGCATCCTGACAGATCTTCTCCGCACCTACTGA
- a CDS encoding alpha/beta hydrolase family protein: MDSKKKRRRRWPWIVAGSVVAVLVLASVGIVVGGAQVLLTPHHGMVTAVGQVVALTDDEVTLPRSSAAERVGTYGLVWTAPDGEQVGSAVIGPVSATTDKTVSRPISHIIGELAVGTDVQLNPNVHTRDPRVSLGIDFADVDIEGELGAMPAWQVPGSGSTWVLFVHGIDGERESGLRPLPTIVDAGLPTLLITYRNDVGAPPSPNGLISLGETEWQDLESAADYAIAKGATKFVLYGDSMGGSIVTQFLHRSAHADRVVGMVLDAPVLNWAGVLQGQADRLYVGFLGAPLQWTVQWRGGIDLGVLNELDQTATFERLPILLFQGLADPLVPPAESAAFADSLPQAQYVPVAGAGHIQSWNVDPAAYEKQLAAFLARFAP; this comes from the coding sequence GTGGACTCGAAGAAGAAGCGTCGTCGTCGTTGGCCCTGGATCGTCGCCGGGTCGGTGGTCGCGGTGCTGGTGCTCGCTTCCGTCGGCATCGTCGTCGGGGGAGCGCAGGTGCTGCTGACACCGCACCACGGCATGGTGACCGCGGTGGGGCAGGTGGTCGCCCTGACCGACGATGAGGTCACGCTGCCCCGCTCATCCGCGGCCGAGCGGGTCGGCACATACGGCCTGGTCTGGACGGCGCCGGACGGCGAGCAGGTCGGGTCCGCCGTCATCGGACCGGTCAGCGCCACCACCGACAAGACTGTGAGCCGCCCCATCTCGCACATCATCGGAGAGCTCGCCGTCGGCACGGATGTGCAGCTGAACCCCAACGTGCACACCCGCGATCCGCGGGTGTCACTCGGCATCGACTTCGCGGATGTCGACATCGAGGGCGAGCTGGGCGCTATGCCTGCGTGGCAGGTGCCCGGGTCGGGCTCGACCTGGGTGCTGTTCGTGCACGGCATCGACGGAGAGCGCGAGAGCGGGCTGCGGCCATTGCCGACGATCGTGGACGCCGGCCTGCCGACGCTCCTGATCACGTACCGCAATGACGTCGGCGCGCCGCCGAGTCCGAACGGACTGATCTCGCTCGGCGAGACCGAGTGGCAGGACCTCGAGTCTGCGGCGGACTACGCGATCGCGAAGGGGGCGACGAAGTTCGTGCTGTACGGCGATTCGATGGGCGGGAGCATCGTCACGCAGTTCCTGCACCGTTCCGCGCATGCCGACCGCGTCGTGGGCATGGTGCTGGATGCGCCGGTGCTCAACTGGGCGGGTGTGCTGCAGGGCCAGGCGGATCGTCTGTACGTCGGGTTCCTCGGCGCTCCGCTGCAGTGGACGGTGCAGTGGCGCGGCGGAATCGACCTGGGCGTGCTGAACGAACTGGACCAGACGGCGACGTTCGAGCGGTTGCCGATTCTGCTGTTCCAGGGCCTGGCGGATCCCCTGGTGCCGCCCGCGGAGAGTGCGGCCTTCGCCGATTCGCTGCCGCAGGCGCAGTATGTCCCGGTCGCCGGTGCCGGGCACATCCAGAGCTGGAACGTCGACCCGGCCGCGTACGAGAAGCAGCTTGCGGCTTTCTTGGCCCGATTCGCCCCGTGA
- a CDS encoding VIT1/CCC1 transporter family protein → MSAPAAPTARERRRWAQYLVNERAEARVYRQLASRREGEERAILLALAEAEGRHEAHWLDLLGGEPARLPRPDAGTQLLGWMAKRFGSIFVLALAQNAEGRSPYDDEPFATPAMAADEKVHYEVVRGLAARGRRRLAGTFRAAVFGANDGLVSNLALIMGIGATGAAPQFVLFSGVAGLLAGALSMGAGEFVSVRSQRELLEATEPSNFADGGLEHLDLDANELALVYRTRGMPEDEALARARRIVQAAQEPGRSEPYRRPVEAADDHEVIGSAWGAAFSSFLFFASGAIIPVLPWLFGLSGIAAVVTALLLVGIALMATGAMVGLLSGGPPLRRALRQLLIGYGAAAITYLLGLIFGVSMG, encoded by the coding sequence TTGAGCGCGCCCGCAGCACCCACCGCACGTGAGCGACGACGGTGGGCGCAATACCTCGTCAACGAACGGGCAGAGGCTCGCGTCTACCGTCAGCTCGCCAGTCGTCGTGAAGGCGAAGAGCGGGCGATCCTGCTCGCGCTGGCGGAGGCGGAGGGGCGCCACGAGGCGCACTGGCTCGATCTGCTCGGTGGCGAGCCCGCGCGATTGCCGCGACCCGATGCGGGCACGCAGCTGCTGGGCTGGATGGCCAAGCGATTCGGTTCGATCTTCGTGCTCGCGCTCGCGCAGAACGCCGAGGGACGCTCGCCCTACGACGATGAGCCGTTCGCGACGCCGGCGATGGCGGCCGACGAGAAGGTGCACTACGAAGTCGTCCGGGGCCTCGCCGCCCGCGGGCGCCGACGCCTCGCCGGCACATTCCGTGCGGCGGTGTTCGGCGCCAACGACGGGCTCGTCTCGAATCTCGCGTTGATCATGGGCATCGGGGCCACCGGGGCTGCGCCGCAGTTCGTGTTGTTCAGCGGCGTCGCGGGACTCCTGGCCGGCGCCCTGTCTATGGGGGCGGGGGAGTTCGTCTCGGTCCGCTCGCAGCGCGAGCTGCTGGAGGCCACCGAGCCCAGCAATTTCGCGGACGGCGGACTCGAGCACCTGGATCTCGACGCCAACGAGCTCGCCCTGGTCTATCGGACCCGCGGGATGCCGGAGGATGAGGCACTGGCCCGCGCCCGGCGCATCGTCCAGGCCGCGCAGGAGCCCGGCCGCAGCGAGCCGTACCGCCGCCCGGTCGAGGCTGCGGATGATCACGAGGTCATCGGCAGCGCGTGGGGCGCGGCGTTCTCGAGCTTCCTGTTCTTCGCGTCCGGCGCGATCATCCCGGTGCTGCCCTGGCTCTTCGGCCTCAGCGGCATCGCCGCCGTCGTGACGGCGCTGCTTCTTGTCGGCATCGCGCTGATGGCGACCGGCGCGATGGTGGGTCTCCTGTCGGGTGGACCGCCGCTGCGCCGTGCACTGCGGCAGCTGCTCATCGGCTACGGCGCAGCCGCGATCACCTACCTGCTCGGACTCATCTTCGGGGTGTCGATGGGGTGA
- a CDS encoding DEAD/DEAH box helicase produces the protein MDDEAALLVPDADESTVEDHFGGFAAEHLSPSYPQRAPWGTAQRLRAWQVEALDLYFRLDGPDGVGSGPRDFLAAATPGAGKTTFALRLASELMRRRVIDRIVVVAPTEHLKTQWADAAARVSIRLDPAFSNRHAVPGRHYHGVAVTYAQVATKASVHERLIMDARTLVILDEVHHGGDALSWGDALREAFARATRRLLLSGTPFRSDTAPIPFVEYHPDPHGIRISRTDYAYSYRRALEDGVVRPVIFLVYAGKMRWRTKTGDEMEAQLGQDNTKDITSQAWRTALNPEGEWIPAVLKSADRRLTEVREQVPDAGGLVIATDQTAARAYADILKELTGEAPTIVLSDEAEASSRIDTFSQGTSRWMVAVRMVSEGVDVPRLAVGVYATSASTPLFFAQAIGRFVRARRRGETASVFLPNVPQLLALANELERQRDHALDRDGTGEDEWSLDEDAMDAGESAESASDALTYEFTYQALGSQAHFDRVLFDGKEFGQLAVPGTPEEEEFLGLPGLLEPEHVHELLMQRQARQGRHRSAREADEASRPDAEPALPAALHRTLKEQRQLLNSLVGLYAKQSGEPHGAVHAELRRVCGGPAVPQATLVQLQARIEMLRARVRS, from the coding sequence ATGGATGACGAAGCGGCCCTCCTGGTACCGGACGCGGACGAGTCCACCGTCGAGGATCACTTCGGCGGATTCGCGGCCGAGCACCTCTCGCCGTCGTACCCGCAACGTGCACCCTGGGGTACCGCCCAGCGCCTGCGTGCCTGGCAGGTCGAGGCGCTCGACCTGTACTTCCGGCTCGACGGACCGGACGGGGTGGGCTCCGGCCCTCGCGACTTCCTCGCTGCCGCGACCCCGGGCGCCGGCAAGACGACCTTCGCCCTGCGCCTGGCCAGCGAGCTGATGCGCCGCCGCGTGATCGACCGCATCGTCGTGGTGGCGCCCACCGAGCACCTCAAAACCCAGTGGGCGGATGCCGCGGCCCGCGTCTCGATCCGTCTCGATCCCGCCTTCAGTAACCGTCACGCCGTGCCCGGGCGGCACTATCACGGCGTCGCGGTCACCTACGCGCAGGTCGCCACGAAGGCCTCCGTGCACGAGCGCCTCATCATGGACGCGCGCACCCTCGTGATCCTCGACGAGGTGCACCACGGCGGCGACGCCCTGAGCTGGGGCGACGCGCTGCGCGAGGCCTTCGCGCGGGCGACTCGCCGCCTGCTGCTCTCGGGCACCCCGTTCCGCAGCGACACCGCGCCGATCCCGTTCGTGGAGTACCACCCCGACCCGCACGGCATCCGCATCTCGCGCACCGACTACGCCTACAGCTACCGGCGCGCCCTCGAGGACGGCGTGGTGCGGCCCGTCATCTTCCTGGTGTACGCCGGCAAGATGCGCTGGCGCACCAAGACTGGTGACGAGATGGAGGCGCAGCTCGGGCAGGACAACACGAAGGACATCACCTCTCAGGCCTGGCGCACCGCGCTCAATCCCGAGGGGGAGTGGATCCCGGCCGTGCTGAAGTCGGCGGATCGTCGCCTCACCGAGGTGCGGGAGCAGGTGCCGGATGCAGGCGGACTGGTCATCGCGACCGATCAGACCGCGGCGCGCGCCTACGCCGACATCCTCAAGGAGCTCACCGGCGAGGCCCCCACGATCGTCCTCTCGGACGAAGCGGAGGCGTCCTCCCGCATCGACACGTTCTCGCAGGGCACGTCGCGGTGGATGGTCGCGGTGCGCATGGTGTCCGAGGGTGTGGACGTGCCACGACTCGCGGTCGGCGTCTATGCCACCTCTGCCTCGACGCCACTGTTCTTCGCGCAGGCCATCGGCCGCTTCGTGCGGGCCCGCCGTCGAGGTGAGACCGCCAGTGTCTTCCTGCCCAATGTGCCGCAGCTGCTCGCCCTCGCAAACGAGCTGGAGCGCCAGCGCGACCATGCCCTGGATCGTGACGGCACCGGCGAGGACGAATGGTCTCTCGACGAAGACGCGATGGATGCCGGGGAGTCCGCGGAATCCGCATCCGATGCCCTCACCTACGAGTTCACGTACCAGGCGCTCGGATCGCAGGCGCATTTCGATCGCGTGCTCTTCGACGGCAAGGAGTTCGGCCAGCTCGCGGTGCCCGGCACCCCCGAGGAGGAGGAGTTCCTCGGGCTGCCCGGACTGCTCGAGCCGGAGCATGTGCACGAGCTCCTCATGCAGCGGCAGGCGCGGCAGGGCAGGCACCGCTCCGCACGCGAGGCCGACGAGGCCTCCCGCCCGGACGCCGAGCCTGCACTCCCGGCTGCGCTGCATCGCACCCTGAAGGAGCAGCGGCAGCTGCTGAACAGCCTCGTGGGGCTGTACGCGAAGCAGAGCGGCGAGCCGCACGGGGCAGTCCATGCCGAGCTGCGCCGCGTGTGCGGAGGTCCCGCAGTGCCCCAGGCGACGCTCGTGCAGCTGCAGGCGCGGATCGAGATGCTGCGCGCCCGCGTGCGCTCGTAG